Within the Barnesiella intestinihominis YIT 11860 genome, the region ATTTTGTAATCACCGATTTGCTGTCGGATAGCCCGAAAGATAGGTTGTAGCTGAACGGTTTATTTCCAAGATTGAATTGATCGTACCAGCTTACTGCCAACTCAAATCCTTTTGTGCGCAGGTCGGCGGCGTTTTCTTTCGGAGGAGTCGCACCGTATACGCCGGGGAGCATTTTCCCGGGAACCAACATGTCTTTGGTATCGCGGATAAACAGGTCGGCACTGAGGTTGAGCCTATTGTCGAAGAATCCGAGGTCAAGTCCCAAATTGTGGTGGATAACGGTTTCCCAAGTGAGTTTCCCCGAGGGAGGGGCCGAGACGGCAGCATAGGTGACGGGTTCGCCGTTCATGAGATATCCGCCCAAGCCTTGCATATTCAGCTTTTGTATGTATGGATAACAGTCGGATATGGCTTGATTGCCCAGAGATCCGGTGCTGAGTCGTATCTTAAAGTTAGAGAATACTTTGCGTATGGGGTCGAAGAAAGATTCTTCGCTCATTCGGTAGCCTACGGCAAAAGAGGGGAAGAGTCCGGCGCGGTGGTCTTTGGGAAACCGAGAAGAGGCATCCCATCGTATGTTGAACTCGGCCAGATATTTTCCGGCATAGTCGTATCCGATTCTTCCGAAGTAACCCAATAAGGCCCATTTGCTTTGTCCTCCCTGTACTGTCACGTCTTTTCCTTTTTCACCGAGGTTGAAGTCGTTCAGTTCGTCGGACTGGATATTCAGTTTTGTGGCATAATGGTGTTTGTAGTGGTTTTGCTCATAGTTGAATCCGGCCACAGCGTATACGTGATGCGAGTTGAACGTGTTGTCGTAGTTTAGATAGGCATCTACACTGTGATAGAAACTTTTTTTCATACTCTTGGATCAGTTTGTTTGAGAACCAAGAGGCTTGTGCCACTTCTTCGACACCGGGGTATTGGGAGTATTTTGCCTGAGTGGAGCGCTCCATGTAATCGGTGGTACTGTGTTTGAAGTTATAGTTTGCAGTGAAAGTCAGCCCTTTCATGATTTTGAATATGGTGCTCCAAGAGTAGGTCATGTATCGGTTTTCCTCTATCGACTTGGTGGTTCCGTCTCCAATCAGAATATGTATACCATCGCTGGGACCGGATGCTTGAATGGGATTTTGGTAAACCCAAGTTCCGTCGGGGTTATAAGGCATCAGATAGGGCATCGCATGGAACGTGAGGCTAGGAATGTTGTATCCGTGCCCTACACCGGGAGCCGTATATTTGGAGTCGTATAGGCGAGCCATAAATTTGACGGTTAACCATTTGTAGGCATCCGCACTGACTTTTGCCATTAAATTGGCTGTTCGGAGTTTGTCGGTGTTTTGCCGATAGATACCGTCTTGTGTCCCGTAATTCCCGCTTAACAGGTAGTTTATTTTTTGATTCCCGCCGGAGATGCTGAGGTTGTGGTCCCAAGTGGGGCGTGACTGGTCGAACAAATAGTTGTACCAGTCGAAATTGGCATAGTACATATAAGATTCTACACCACCTCTGTTTTGTACGACGGTCCAGGGTCTTTCGGGATTCTCTGTTTTGTCAAATCTTCTTGCCTCCAATTCTTTGTAGTCGTCGGAAGTGAAACGGGTGTAGGTGACACCGTTGTATGATCGCATGAATTCGTCAACGAGCATGGCGGCATCGTATCCTGTGGTTAAGAAGTCGGTTCTTGTAGTGGGTTTTGAAAAGCTGAATCTTCCGTTGTAGTTCACTTGGGTTTTACCCGACTCACCTTTCTTTGTCGTGATCAGTACCACTCCAAAGGGAGCCCGGGCTCCATAGATGGCAGCCGAAGAAGCGTCTTTAAGAACCGAAATAGACTCGACGTCACGAGGGTTGATTTTATCGATGTTTCCTTCCATACCATCGATTAGGATCAGAGGTTTGGATTCTTGGTTGATGGATGCGAATCCCCGGACGTTCATGCGGGTTTTTTCTCCGGGTTTTCCAGAGCCGAATGAGATATTCAAGTTGGGTATCGCACCTTGCAGGGCTTGTCCTAAATTATTGACAGGGCGTTTTTCTAACTGTTTGTGGTCGGTGTATCCGACAGCTCCGATCAAATTGGCTTTCTTTTGCGTACCGTATCCCACGACTACAACTTCGTCCATAATATTGGTTTTCTCGGACAGCTCGATGTTCATTGTGATGCCCGGTGTGACGGCAATTTCTTGTGTGTTGTGTCCCACGTATGAAACGACCAATCGGGATTTCGGGGTGGCTTTGATGTGAAACCGTCCGTCGATGTCGGTCGATACGGCATTGTTTGTCCCTTTAACCAATACGGATGCGCCGATGAGCGGTTCGCCATTCGGATTTTTTACGAATCCCACGATACTTTCGGACTTTTGTCTGTTTTTTTCGTTGGTTATAATTACATGTTTCCCTTGTATTGCGTATTTGTATTTTAAGGGGCTTAGAATCATCGATAATGCATCGGTGAGTTTTTTGTTTTTGATGTTCACCGATATTTTTTGATGAATATTGATTTGCGTTTCGTCAAAATCAACGGAGATGTCGGCTTGTTTTTCTATCGATTTGAATATTTCGGATAGAGGCTTATCTGTCATATTCAAATCGATTGTTTGATTTTGGGCAAAAACGAATTGAACGGAGATAAGAAAATATAATAAAAAAGCAATTTTAAGCGAATTCTTTTTAGATGATTCGCTGGTTTTAATTTTTAAATTCATATTTTTGTGCATTAGATTTTAGATAAATACTGTAATTGAAGTCACAATGTAAGGTGTTTTTCTGATTTCAAACCGGAGAAAATGTTTTGGGTGGTTTTCTCCGGTTCTTTTTTTCATTGGTGTCGATTTTTAGTTGATGAATATTATATCGTTATTTTTTTTGTATTTCATGTTTTGCAGTATCCCTTCCAAAATGGACAATACTTCGTCTATCGTTTCGTCGTGGTCGAATTTTACAGTGAGCTTGTTGTTTTTGTATTTTTCTTGGTCGTAAAGAATCGTTACGTTGTATTTTCTTTCGATCGTTTTTACCAGTTTCCCGAAGGGTGCATTTTTGAAATATAGTTGTCCTTCTTTCCAATTTGAGAGGCTTTGGGCATCGACTATGTTTATTTCGCGTGAATGTGTGTCGCGGTCGTATATGAATTGTTCGTTGGGAGACAGTATGGTTTCATGCGGTATGGAGTCTTTGGTCGAGACTTTTATTTTTCCTTCTTCGAGTGTCGCTATCGTTTGTGGAGAGTTGCTATATGACTCTACATTGAATGTAGTACCCAATGCTTCGATGTCGAGAGTCGCAGTTTTTACGATGAAGGGCTTTTTTTTGTCGCGGGATACTTTGAAGTTGGCTTCGCCATTGAGAAACAGGGTTCTGGTGTCGCCCTTGAATGTGTTGGGGTAAATCAGTATGGATTCGGCGTTAACCCACACCTCGCTTCCGTCTGGAAGGAATATTTGCTTTGCTTTTTCTCCTTTGGGGACGAAGCATTCGATGAGTTGTTCGGTATCTTGGGGTGTGTCGAGTATCAACCAAGTGAAAAGGGCTCCCAAAATGGGAAGCAGTATGGTGGCAACGGCTTTATAGATAGTGCTGCGGAAGTTGGCCCTTTTTCCCGGCAAAAAGTTGTTTCGATGGAATGTTTCTAGTTCGGATAATGTAAATGCATCGGGTGTCTCGTTTTGGCAAGAGTCCCATATCTCTGAAATCGCTTGATCTTTTTCTTCTCGGTTTTTGGGGGAGAGCAGCCACTTTTTGAAAAGTATATCGTCGGTTGAGGGTTGGCTGTTGTTAAAAAATTTATGTATTATGTTTTGTATAATGTTATTCATGGTTCCGTCTTTTATCAGGAGACGGATATCTATTGAAATACTTCCTGCTCGTTAACTTTATTTAAGGAATGAGAAAAAGCAAGGCGGCTAACATGTTTTTTTTGAGTTGTGTTAATACGGAACTGATGGTCTTTTCGACTGTGTTCTTTTTAAGGTTCAGTCGAAGGGCTATTTCATCGTTGGATAGGCCTTCTTTTCGGCTCATGTTGAATATGGTTCTCTTTTGCGGCGGCAGACTTGCGATGGTCGCGTCCATGAGGCTAAGCAGCTCTTTGGCGTATATTTCGTGTTCGACCGAGGTAGACTGTGGGGCTGTTTCTTCCAAATGGGATAGATAGTTTTGTTCGGTTATTTGTCTGTCGAATGAGTCGTATACAGCGTTACGGCACATTTTGAAAAGATAGGATTTCAGTGATTGTATATGCCCGAGCCGGTCGTGCGATATCCATAGTTTACAGAAAATATCTTGGGCGATATCTTGTGCTTGTTCTTTGTCTTTGATGAAGCCAACAAGGAATCGGAGCACAATAGGGTGGTAGTGTATAAAAATAGCATCGAATGATGTGGTATCTCCCTCGATAAGTCTTTTTAGATGGTATGTCTCTAATTCAAGATTCATGGTATAGCAGGAAGGCTCCGTGTTGTTTTTTGACAAAAGTATATTTTATTTTGGATAAAGAAAAAGAATGTAATGAATTTTATTTGCGAATACCCGAATGTTATGAGGAGTGTTTTTAAGGTTCAGCAGAAAATCCGTGGGGATAGACTTTAATGTTAATGAATGAGGGTGGTTGGAAAGATTTCATAAGTTTTTTGCAGTAAAAAGGTTACCCCTTGCTATGAGTATACTTTCCATCTATTTTCTTGCATCTTAACCACCAAATAAAGGCGATGTATTTGGGGGGAGTTTTTGTTTGTATTAATCCCCTCGCCCTGCGGGCACTCCCCCTATATTTTGCTGCGCAAAACACAGGGGGAGAGTGTGAGATGTATATCCCTTTCGCCTCTGCTCCGATGTTATTCAAAATGCCCCGCCATGTTACGGGGTACGGTAGGAGGGAGAGGGTTAAAAAGCACTAATATTTTAAACTTCTCCATTGCTGTGCCCCGTAGCATTACGGGGTGTGGCGTTAGCAATAGGGGAGGTGTCACGAAGTGACGGAGGGATTGAAAACGCCATCGTATCAGTCTGTTTATACCGGATATATTCCTTTCTCCCCTGACGTGTCCCGTAGCGTTACGGCGAACTGTGTTAGCAATAGGGGAATATACACGAACAATCCCCGTTAATTATCGACTGAGCCACAATCCTTACTGATTATCTACTGAACTCAAATATTGTGTATATTTAAAATGCTAAAAGCGTAATGCTTTATTATAAAAGTACTACGCTTTTTGCTTGCGGAAAGAGAGGGATTCGAACCCTCGGTACCCGTAAGGGTACAACGGTTTTCGAGACCGTCCCGATCGACCACTCCGGCATCTTTCCAATGGTCTATTATTTTCGAGGGGCAAAGGTAGAGAAAAGAATCGAGTAGAGATTATTTTAATTGTAAAAAAAACTAAAACAAATTGACTATTCTTTTTCTTTCCATGTTTTATAGGGGTGTTTTGCCAGATTGGAATTGTAATAGCGGGGGTCGCCTGTAACTTCTGTTTCTATGAAAGGAGGTAAATCGAATTGTTCCGACTCTGATTTTAGCTCGATTTCGGCAATAACCAGTCCGTCATTATTGCCCATGAATTCGTCTATTTCCCATTTGTGTCCGGCATAGGGATAAATGTACCTTTTCTTTTCGATGATTGAAGGAAGACAGAGTGATCCGAGCATTTCGGCAGCATCGGCTACCGGAATGGGGTATTCGAATTCTTTACGGGTACAACCTGTGGTAACGCCTTTGAGAGTAATGAATGCATTATTCCCGGAAATTCGTATGCGCACGGTTCTTTCTTTATCGATTGAGATGTATCCTTGTTTATAATATTTGCATTCGATTGATTCTTGTCGGTATGACTGGTCTTTTACTGTGTATTTGCGTTCTATTTCGGCACTCATGATTTAACATATATAAATAGAATGCCGAATATAGTACATTTATTTGGTTTAAGAAGCAGAATAGAAATCCCGACATTATTAAACATTGTTAAACCCATAAAGTGAAGATAATAAAACTCCGAGAGCCGACAGTTTTTTTGTACTTTTGCATTTTGAAAATTCGAGAGAATCGAATATCGGGACCAATTATAATATACAGTTTGTGAGACTTTTATGACAAAAAAGATATATGTGGTATTAACCCTTTGCCTATTATTTATAGGACTTCCTATTTCGGCTACGGCACAAAAGGCGACAGTGATAAAGGGGATAGTACGAGATTCCATAACCCATGAGCCTATATCTTATGCTTCTGTTTTTTTTGTGGGGAGCGATAAGGGACTTATGACGGACGATGACGGTAAGTTTGCCGTTTCGGTACGTGATAATTTTCTCAATGTTCGATTTTCTACGTTGGGTTATCGAGAGAAGACGGTTTTTGTAAAGAAAGGAGCCGAGAATGATTTGGTTATCGATTTGGTTCCATCGGATTATGTCTTGAAAGAGGTGGTCGTGAAACCGAAAAAGGAGAAATACAGTAAGAAAAATAATCCGGCAGTGGAGTTTGTAAAAAAATTGATAGAGCGTCGCCACGTAGGAGATCCGAAAAATCACGATTTTTATAATTATGAAAAGTATGAAAAGATGACTTTTGCCCTGAATGAATTTTCGGAGGAACAAAAGAAAAAGTGGCTTTTCAAAAAATTCCAATTTATTTTTGACTATGTCGATACTTCGGAGGTTTCGGGCAAACCTATTCTGACTGTTTCGATAAAGGAGAAGATCGCCGAGAATTATTATCGTCGCAGCCCGGAAACTGAGAAATCTGTGGTGACCGGTATTAAGCGGGCAGGAATCGACGAAATATTCAGCCAAGAAAGCGTGCAAATGTTGTGTGAGGATTTATTCCGGGAAATCGATATTTTCAGGAATGATATTACTCTGTTGAATAATAGATTCGTGAGCCCTTTGTCCAACATAGGTACTTCGTTTTATAAGTATTATTTATTAGATACGATTCTGGTAGACGGCGTGAAATGCGTGGATTTAGGCTTTGTTCCGTTTAATTCGGAGTCGTTCGGCTTTACAGGTCATATTTATGTGCCCGAAGGAGATTCGACCTATTTTATCAAGAAGGTGAAGTTGAACGTGCCTCGGGATATCAATCTTAATTATGTCGAGAATATGTATCTCGAACAGGATTATGAACGTTTGGAAGACGGGACGCGTATTAAAACGAAAGACGATGCCATTATAGAGTTCCGGATTATGCCTGCCACGCAAGGATTGTATGCAAGGCGTATGACCACCTATGATAAATTTACCTTTACTCCTCCCGACGATTTGTCGGTTTATGATTTTGAGGGTCGGGAGAAAGTAGAAGTGGATGCTCAGGCAAAACCGGAAGAGTTCTGGGTAGACAATCGTCATGTGCCGGTAAAGAAAAAGGAGAATGCCGTAGATAAACTTTTAGCTCGACTACGAGAGGTTCCGGTATTCTATTATACAGAGAAAGTTTTGGGAATACTAATCAGCGGTTATATAGAAACAGGGAAAGACAGTAAGTTCGATTTCGGGCCGATGAATACGACTATTAGTGCAAATGAAATAGAGGGCGCTCGTTTCAGAATAGGTGGACTAACTACCGCCCAACTAAATCCACATTGGTTTGCTCGCGGTTATGTGGCTTATGGAACCAAAGATGAAAAGGTTAAATATTCGGGCGAAGTAGAATATTCGTTCAATAAGAAGAAATTTCATTCCCGGGAGTTCCCCATCAATTCTATCAAGCTGAGCCATTCGTACGACATAGACCAATTGGGACAGCATTATCTGTACACGAATAAAGACAATGTTTTCCTTTCTTTGAAACGTAAGGGCGATAATAAAGCTACTTATTTAAGAAAGACCGAGTTGTCTTATTTGCAAGAACGAAAGGGCGGTTTTTCATTCGGTTTGGGTATTCGTAACGAGATACAGCAAATGGCGACCGACCGTATCGCTTTTATCGATGGATACGGTAAAAAGATAAAGGATTATATGCAAACCAATTTTGAGGTGAAATTGCGCTTCGCTCCCAATGAAAAATTTTACCAAACGAAAAGCCAACGTTTCCCAATCAATTTGGATGCTCCCGTGTTGACACTCTCTCATAATTTTGCTTTCAAAAATTTCTTGGGCAGCAAGTATTCATATAATCATACCGAATTTGGGATTCAGAAACGTTTTTGGTTCTCGGCATTCGGTTATTTCGATGCTATTGTGAAGGCCGGAAAGGTATGGGACAAAGTTCCTTTTCCTATGTTGATACTTCCTAATGCGAATCTTTCTTATACGATTCAACCGGAATCATATGCTTTGATGAATGCTCTCGAATTTATCAACGACCAGTATGTGTCGTGGGATTTTACTTATTATGCAAACGGAGCTTTGTTCAATCGTATCCCTCTGTTGAAATATATGAAATTGAGAGAGGTGTTTGCGTTCAGAGGTTTGTACGGTAGTTTGAGCAAGAAGAATAATCCACTGTATAATAAAGATTTATTCGTATTCCCGAAGGGTAGTACCGAAATGGATAAAATGCCCTATATGGAATGTAGTGTAGGTCTTGATAATATATTTACCATTTTGCGGGTAGATTATGTATGGCGATTGACCTATCGGGAAAGCCCGAACGTGAGCAAAGGCGGGGTACGTATCGCCTTGCATTTTTCGTTTTGAGGGTGGCTTCTCTTGACTCTTTTTGTGATTTGTGATAGTGCATTGCCCGGTCGAAACGATGGCGTGGCTAGGGGAATCGTTTGCCGTCTTGTTTTCATTTTTGTAACCCCTCCGTCCTACGGACACTTCCCCTATATTTTGCTGAGCAAAACACCCCGCAATGCTGCGGGGCACGGCAGAGGAGGTTTAAAATATTTCTGATAATAAAAGCTGAAATACCCTGCAAGGCTACGGGGTACGGTAAAAGAAGGGGGGAATGCCCTTCTGTCACATTATTTTAGCGAGTGGGATAGATTGATTGTATTTGGCCTTCTCCCCAGTGTTGCGTTGGCACGATAGGGGAGAAACCGAGAAAACAGCAGTTTCTGAGGAGAGATTCATCTCTAAAATTCAAATCTACTTCCACGAATTTTCTACTGAATCGTTTTTCCTTTTAATTGCGTTTTGTGGTTATTTGTGTTACCTTTGTGATTTAACTTAAAAGATGTATTTATGAGAAAAGTATTTGTATTGATGTGGTCCGCTTTATTTTTAGGCGGGCTGATTTCGTGTGTCTCCTCGGGAGATTCGTCTAGATGGGAGTTGGTGTGGGAAGATGACTTCAATGGTACTTCTTTCGACACGGCAACATGGTCTAAAATTCCGAGGGCCAATCCTGAATGGGCTCGACATATGTCGGACAATGAGGCCTGTTATGAGATGCGAGATGGTAACTTGGTATTGAAAGGTATCGTGAATACCGATCTCGAAAATGATACTGCTCCGTATATTACCGGGGGTGTATATACCAAGAATAAACGAGGATTTCATGGCGGCCGTCTCGAAGTGAAAGCTAAATTGCAGGGTGCGCAAGGTGCTTGGCCGGCTATTTGGCTCAAACCTTGTGACGAGGCTCAATGGAAGTGGCCGTGGGCCGGAGAGATCGATGTCATGGAGCGTTTGAACCACGATTCGATTGCTTATCAAACGATACATACCGC harbors:
- a CDS encoding SusC/RagA family TonB-linked outer membrane protein, translated to MKKSFYHSVDAYLNYDNTFNSHHVYAVAGFNYEQNHYKHHYATKLNIQSDELNDFNLGEKGKDVTVQGGQSKWALLGYFGRIGYDYAGKYLAEFNIRWDASSRFPKDHRAGLFPSFAVGYRMSEESFFDPIRKVFSNFKIRLSTGSLGNQAISDCYPYIQKLNMQGLGGYLMNGEPVTYAAVSAPPSGKLTWETVIHHNLGLDLGFFDNRLNLSADLFIRDTKDMLVPGKMLPGVYGATPPKENAADLRTKGFELAVSWYDQFNLGNKPFSYNLSFGLSDSKSVITKFDNPMKEFAKSSYYEGMTIGEIWGYKIDGLFQTDEEAAAYAKAVDNSYVCENIFVTAVGDYKGLQAGDPRYVDIDGSGRIDDGEKTADNRGDMVIIGNKEPRYLYNANIGLSWNGIDISAFFQGVGRQHRYPDGNNMMFWGGFARPYSSFVPANFLDNVWSEENPDAYLPKIRGYAAQGNRSLAHKNDRYLQNIAYCRLKNLTVGYTLPTEWTSKIKLDRLRVYFSGDNLFTWTKLKSDYIDPEQITVNSDARTYPFSKVFSFGLDITF
- a CDS encoding SusC/RagA family TonB-linked outer membrane protein, which translates into the protein MNLKIKTSESSKKNSLKIAFLLYFLISVQFVFAQNQTIDLNMTDKPLSEIFKSIEKQADISVDFDETQINIHQKISVNIKNKKLTDALSMILSPLKYKYAIQGKHVIITNEKNRQKSESIVGFVKNPNGEPLIGASVLVKGTNNAVSTDIDGRFHIKATPKSRLVVSYVGHNTQEIAVTPGITMNIELSEKTNIMDEVVVVGYGTQKKANLIGAVGYTDHKQLEKRPVNNLGQALQGAIPNLNISFGSGKPGEKTRMNVRGFASINQESKPLILIDGMEGNIDKINPRDVESISVLKDASSAAIYGARAPFGVVLITTKKGESGKTQVNYNGRFSFSKPTTRTDFLTTGYDAAMLVDEFMRSYNGVTYTRFTSDDYKELEARRFDKTENPERPWTVVQNRGGVESYMYYANFDWYNYLFDQSRPTWDHNLSISGGNQKINYLLSGNYGTQDGIYRQNTDKLRTANLMAKVSADAYKWLTVKFMARLYDSKYTAPGVGHGYNIPSLTFHAMPYLMPYNPDGTWVYQNPIQASGPSDGIHILIGDGTTKSIEENRYMTYSWSTIFKIMKGLTFTANYNFKHSTTDYMERSTQAKYSQYPGVEEVAQASWFSNKLIQEYEKKFLSQCRCLSKLRQHVQLASRIRCGRIQL
- a CDS encoding FecR family protein; the encoded protein is MNNIIQNIIHKFFNNSQPSTDDILFKKWLLSPKNREEKDQAISEIWDSCQNETPDAFTLSELETFHRNNFLPGKRANFRSTIYKAVATILLPILGALFTWLILDTPQDTEQLIECFVPKGEKAKQIFLPDGSEVWVNAESILIYPNTFKGDTRTLFLNGEANFKVSRDKKKPFIVKTATLDIEALGTTFNVESYSNSPQTIATLEEGKIKVSTKDSIPHETILSPNEQFIYDRDTHSREINIVDAQSLSNWKEGQLYFKNAPFGKLVKTIERKYNVTILYDQEKYKNNKLTVKFDHDETIDEVLSILEGILQNMKYKKNNDIIFIN
- a CDS encoding RNA polymerase sigma-70 factor, producing MSKNNTEPSCYTMNLELETYHLKRLIEGDTTSFDAIFIHYHPIVLRFLVGFIKDKEQAQDIAQDIFCKLWISHDRLGHIQSLKSYLFKMCRNAVYDSFDRQITEQNYLSHLEETAPQSTSVEHEIYAKELLSLMDATIASLPPQKRTIFNMSRKEGLSNDEIALRLNLKKNTVEKTISSVLTQLKKNMLAALLFLIP
- a CDS encoding CYTH domain-containing protein; translated protein: MSAEIERKYTVKDQSYRQESIECKYYKQGYISIDKERTVRIRISGNNAFITLKGVTTGCTRKEFEYPIPVADAAEMLGSLCLPSIIEKKRYIYPYAGHKWEIDEFMGNNDGLVIAEIELKSESEQFDLPPFIETEVTGDPRYYNSNLAKHPYKTWKEKE
- a CDS encoding DUF5686 family protein; this translates as MTKKIYVVLTLCLLFIGLPISATAQKATVIKGIVRDSITHEPISYASVFFVGSDKGLMTDDDGKFAVSVRDNFLNVRFSTLGYREKTVFVKKGAENDLVIDLVPSDYVLKEVVVKPKKEKYSKKNNPAVEFVKKLIERRHVGDPKNHDFYNYEKYEKMTFALNEFSEEQKKKWLFKKFQFIFDYVDTSEVSGKPILTVSIKEKIAENYYRRSPETEKSVVTGIKRAGIDEIFSQESVQMLCEDLFREIDIFRNDITLLNNRFVSPLSNIGTSFYKYYLLDTILVDGVKCVDLGFVPFNSESFGFTGHIYVPEGDSTYFIKKVKLNVPRDINLNYVENMYLEQDYERLEDGTRIKTKDDAIIEFRIMPATQGLYARRMTTYDKFTFTPPDDLSVYDFEGREKVEVDAQAKPEEFWVDNRHVPVKKKENAVDKLLARLREVPVFYYTEKVLGILISGYIETGKDSKFDFGPMNTTISANEIEGARFRIGGLTTAQLNPHWFARGYVAYGTKDEKVKYSGEVEYSFNKKKFHSREFPINSIKLSHSYDIDQLGQHYLYTNKDNVFLSLKRKGDNKATYLRKTELSYLQERKGGFSFGLGIRNEIQQMATDRIAFIDGYGKKIKDYMQTNFEVKLRFAPNEKFYQTKSQRFPINLDAPVLTLSHNFAFKNFLGSKYSYNHTEFGIQKRFWFSAFGYFDAIVKAGKVWDKVPFPMLILPNANLSYTIQPESYALMNALEFINDQYVSWDFTYYANGALFNRIPLLKYMKLREVFAFRGLYGSLSKKNNPLYNKDLFVFPKGSTEMDKMPYMECSVGLDNIFTILRVDYVWRLTYRESPNVSKGGVRIALHFSF
- a CDS encoding glycoside hydrolase family 16 protein translates to MRKVFVLMWSALFLGGLISCVSSGDSSRWELVWEDDFNGTSFDTATWSKIPRANPEWARHMSDNEACYEMRDGNLVLKGIVNTDLENDTAPYITGGVYTKNKRGFHGGRLEVKAKLQGAQGAWPAIWLKPCDEAQWKWPWAGEIDVMERLNHDSIAYQTIHTAYTIERKQTRNPRHGSKGTINPDDYNVYAVEMYPDSLVFFINENRTFTYPRIDTGEGDELQFPFKKPYYLLIDMQLDGGWVGPVDTLDLPVEMVVDWVRYYKEKE